In a single window of the Stigmatopora nigra isolate UIUO_SnigA chromosome 7, RoL_Snig_1.1, whole genome shotgun sequence genome:
- the iglon5 gene encoding igLON family member 5, producing MGCPLLRNILAALVLMLVRKGWSAHSGEFEHLPENITVLQGESVTLSCRIHEEVTHKAWLNRSNILFAGSDKWSLDKRVTLVNSNNSDFSVHIENVRVSDEGTYTCTFQANHMPHIAHVYLIVQVPARIVNISSDVSVNEGENVNLFCLAVGRPEPTITWKDQKYGLVTEGEFLDITEIKRQQAEDYECIAYNGVATPDKRKVKVNVNYPPSITDMKNLPAHLGKAVVLRCEAMAVPPAFFEWYRDDHRPVRNEVTIQIKNEKTRSILLFTNVTEKDFGNYTCFATNRLGASNASMLLFRPGAIQGQANTLQSGSSIVLSIWLSLCAAVLLQVY from the exons GCTGGAGTGCACACAGCGGCGAATTTGAGCACCTGCCGGAAAACATTACGGTTCTCCAAGGCGAAAGCGTCACATTGAG TTGTCGGATCCACGAGGAAGTGACACACAAGGCATGGCTGAACCGCTCCAACATTTTGTTTGCGGGAAGCGACAAATGGTCGCTGGACAAACGCGTCACTTTGgtcaacagcaacaacagcgACTTCTCGGtccacattgaaaatgtgcGAGTGAGCGACGAAGGGACGTACACGTGTACATTCCAGGCCAACCACATGCCACACATCGCCCACGTCTACCTCATTGTGCAAG TACCAGCCCGAATTGTCAACATTTCCTCGGACGTGTCGGTGAATGAGGGTGAAAATGTTAACCTCTTCTGTCTGGCTGTGGGCCGACCCGAACCCACCATCACCTGGAAGGACCAAAAAT ATGGTCTGGTGACTGAGGGCGAGTTCCTGGACATCACGGAAATCAAGCGCCAACAGGCCGAAGACTACGAGTGTATCGCCTACAATGGCGTGGCCACGCCCGACAAGCGCAAAGTCAAAGTCAACGTCAACT ACCCACCTAGCATCACCGATATGAAGAACTTGCCCGCCCACTTGGGGAAGGCCGTGGTCTTGCGTTGTGAAGCCATGGCGGTGCCCCCGGCTTTCTTCGAGTGGTACCGCGATGACCACAG GCCCGTGAGGAACGAAGTCACCATCCAGATCAAGAACGAGAAGACTCGTTCCATCCTGCTCTTCACCAACGTGACAGAGAAGGACTTTGGCAACTACACCTGTTTCGCCACCAACCGTCTTGGAGCCTCCAACGCCAGCATGTTACTATTCC GACCGGGTGCTATACAGGGTCAAGCAAATACTCTCCAATCAGGATCGAGCATCGTCCTCAGTATTTGGCTGTCCCTCTGTGCTGCCGTATTGCTGCAGGTGTATTGA